The DNA segment CCGGCGAGGTGGCGAAGGGTGCCGGCCAATGCGACAGTTCCATGTGGGTCACGTCTTTGCTAGCTCACCAGATCGGTGGCGGTCTTGCGGACGGACTTGTTGGCCTTCTTCAGCTGCTTCTCGGTGTCCTTGGTAATGGACTTGGCGCTCTTGCGCGTGTCGTGGCTGAGGGCCTTCGCGTTGCGCTTGGCATCGGACGCGAAGTGCTCGGCGCGCCAGGCCAGACCCGGGCGACCGTTCGTGTCCACGGAAGCAAGCAGGACTGCGCCAAGCAGCGAGACGTTCTTCAGGAGCTGGTTGCGGCGGGCCTTCCGCGCCTCGGCGGTGGACGAGTCGGCCGACTTGTAGTCAACGAGGGTGTTCAGACCTGCGGTGCCGACGAGGACCAGCGCGGCAACCCGGGAGAACCGTCCGATGCCCAGCAGCGCGGCAGCGCCGACCTGCGCGGCGCCGAGGGCCTGTGCCACTACTTTTTCGTTGGCGGTGACCGACGAGGCGGAGGGGACGGCCTTGGTGATCCGGTCAAGGGTGGGACGGAGCTGTGTGCCGGCT comes from the Arthrobacter sp. CAN_C5 genome and includes:
- a CDS encoding DoxX family protein, giving the protein MTLVRVVARPMLASSFVVAGIDRLRNAEAAGTQLRPTLDRITKAVPSASSVTANEKVVAQALGAAQVGAAALLGIGRFSRVAALVLVGTAGLNTLVDYKSADSSTAEARKARRNQLLKNVSLLGAVLLASVDTNGRPGLAWRAEHFASDAKRNAKALSHDTRKSAKSITKDTEKQLKKANKSVRKTATDLVS